The proteins below are encoded in one region of Sminthopsis crassicaudata isolate SCR6 chromosome 1, ASM4859323v1, whole genome shotgun sequence:
- the ZNF263 gene encoding zinc finger protein 263 isoform X1: MMTSAVGCLASAPPEQEGLLIVKLEEDCAWGQEISIQDPGISPETCHQCFRHFRYQQAAGPRQAFLQLQEFCQRWLRPEIHSKEQILELLVLEQFLTILPEDIQRRVREQHPESGEEAVTLVEELQIEHTRCRQQVTIHGRGQAVPLEETSPLEAAQEPPNFKLEPSETEQSPCLGLQDLLGPSPKGGPQPLKERASSTSWVSLLPSKAEDTEDKETTGSQLPMTFEDVAVYLSQEEWGHQELSKKALSREAIQENYENVVALVSFSEDEPQSYSSHKSQIPNQDPATHIEEEKSWDPSLQSAKEQGNSRIPYIEEKKDKEENSPPEHFEEELPQEIPSGHSEIEVPWSPEQGKLEGQWNPSLEERLGKPTAWALGCNELIRPKKPQPGEKLFKCLVCEKNFSNNSNLIRHQRTHTTERLCMGLECGEIFSGNPHFIPPQRVHLGEEAHKCLECGKSFSQNTHLTRHQRTHTGEKPYQCNVCGKSFSCNSNLHRHQRTHTGEKPYKCPECGEIFSHSSNLIRHQRIHTGERPYKCSECGKGFSRSSHLIIHERTHEREKFFPFSECGGTVSSSTTVTTNHATQRGEKKLFKCLTCGKSFRQGMHLTRHQRIHTGEKPYKCPLCGENFSHSSNLIRHQRIHTGEKPYTCHECGDSFSHSSNRIRHLRTHTGERPYKCSQCGESFSRSSRLMSHQRTHTG; the protein is encoded by the exons ATGATGACTTCAGCTGTGGGCTGCCTGGCTTCTGCTCCTCCGGAGCAGGAGGGACTCCTGATAGTCAAGCTGGAGGAAGACTGTGCTTGGGGGCAGGAGATCTCCATTCAGGATCCTGGAATTAGCCCTGAGACCTGCCACCAGTGCTTCAGGCATTTCCGATACCAACAGGCAGCTGGTCCTCGACAGGCCTTCCTTCAGCTCCAGGAGTTTTGCCAACGATGGCTGAGGCCAGAGATACACTCCAAGGAGCAGATCCTAGAGCTGCTGGTGTTGGAGCAGTTTCTGACCATCCTCCCTGAGGACATCCAGAGAAGAGTACGGGAGCAGCATCCAGAGAGtggggaagaggcagtgacacTTGTGGAAGAATTGCAGATAGAGCACACAAGATGCAGGCAGCAG GTCACAATCCATGGGCGGGGACAGGCAGTGCCTTTGGAGGAGACCTCACCTCTGGAAGCAGCACAGGAACCACCGAACTTCAAGCTGGAGCCATCGGAGACTGAGCAGAGCCCTTGCCTTGGACTACAGGACCTGCTGGGCCCTAGCCCTAAAGGGGGGCCCCAGCCCCTAAAGGAGAGGG CATCATCTACTTCCTgggtttctcttcttccttctaagGCAGAAGACACCGAAGACAAAGAGACAACAGGATCCCAG TTACCTATGACCTTTGAAGATGTGGCAGTGTATCTCTCCCAGGAGGAATGGGGACATCAGGAACTCAGTAAGAAGGCCCTTTCCAGGGAAGCCATACAGGAAAATTATGAGAATGTGGTTGCATTAg tgtccttctctgaagatgaaccccagtcttacAGTtctcata AATCTCAGATTCCTAATCAGGATCCAGCCACCcatatagaagaagaaaagtcaTGGGATCCCAGCCTCCAGAGTGCTAAGGAGCAAGGGAACTCCAGAATCCCTTATATAG aagagaaaaaagataaggaagagaatTCTCCTCCTGAACACTTTGAGGAAGAACTGCCTCAAGAAATACCCTCAGGACATTCAGAAATAGAGGTTCCCTGGAGTCCTGAGCAGGGAAAATTAGAAGGACAATGGAATCCTTCTCTAGAGGAAAGACTGGGAAAACCTACAGCTTGGGCTTTGGGTTGCAATGAATTGATAAGACCAAAGAAACCTCAACCAGGAGAGAAACTATTTAAATGTCTTGTGTGTGaaaaaaatttctctaataaCTCAAATCTTATTAGACACCAGAGAACCCATACAACAGAGAGACTCTGCATGGGTTTAGAGTGTGGGGAAATCTTCAGTGGGAACCCACATTTCATTCCACCTCAGAGAGTACATCTTGGAGAAGAAGCCCACAAGTGCCTTGAGTGTGGAAAAAGTTTCAGTCAGAACACACATCTGACTAGACATCAGCGTACTCATACAGGTGAGAAGCCCTATCAGTGTAATGTGTGTGGGAAAAGCTTCTCTTGCAACTCAAACCTTCACAGGCATCAGAGAACCCATACTGGTGAAAAACCCTATAAGTGTCCTGAATGTGGAGAAATTTTTTCTCATAGTTCTAATCTCATtagacatcagagaattcacacaggaGAGAGACCCTACAAATGCTCTGAATGTGGGAAAGGTTTCTCTCGAAGTTCACATCTTATCATACATGAGAGAACCCATGAAAGAgagaaattttttcctttctctgaatgtgggGGAACAGTAAGTAGCAGTACAACAGTTACCACGAATCATGCAActcaaagaggagagaagaagctctttaaatgtttgacttGTGGGAAAAGCTTTAGGCAGGGTATGCATCTCACCAGACACCAGAGAATACACAcaggagaaaaaccttataaatgtccTCTGTGTGGGGAAAACTTCTCTCACAGCTCCAACCTCATTAGGCACCAAagaatccacacaggagagaaGCCCTATACCTGTCATGAATGTGGGGACAGTTTTTCTCACAGCTCCAATCGAATTCGACATCTGAGAACACACACTGGAGAGAGGCCCTATAAATGTTCTCAATGTGGAGAAAGTTTTTCTCGAAGTTCTCGTCTTATGAGTCACCAAAGAACTCACACTGGCTAG
- the ZNF263 gene encoding zinc finger protein 263 isoform X2: protein MMTSAVGCLASAPPEQEGLLIVKLEEDCAWGQEISIQDPGISPETCHQCFRHFRYQQAAGPRQAFLQLQEFCQRWLRPEIHSKEQILELLVLEQFLTILPEDIQRRVREQHPESGEEAVTLVEELQIEHTRCRQQVTIHGRGQAVPLEETSPLEAAQEPPNFKLEPSETEQSPCLGLQDLLGPSPKGGPQPLKERASSTSWVSLLPSKAEDTEDKETTGSQLPMTFEDVAVYLSQEEWGHQELSKKALSREAIQENYENVVALESQIPNQDPATHIEEEKSWDPSLQSAKEQGNSRIPYIEEKKDKEENSPPEHFEEELPQEIPSGHSEIEVPWSPEQGKLEGQWNPSLEERLGKPTAWALGCNELIRPKKPQPGEKLFKCLVCEKNFSNNSNLIRHQRTHTTERLCMGLECGEIFSGNPHFIPPQRVHLGEEAHKCLECGKSFSQNTHLTRHQRTHTGEKPYQCNVCGKSFSCNSNLHRHQRTHTGEKPYKCPECGEIFSHSSNLIRHQRIHTGERPYKCSECGKGFSRSSHLIIHERTHEREKFFPFSECGGTVSSSTTVTTNHATQRGEKKLFKCLTCGKSFRQGMHLTRHQRIHTGEKPYKCPLCGENFSHSSNLIRHQRIHTGEKPYTCHECGDSFSHSSNRIRHLRTHTGERPYKCSQCGESFSRSSRLMSHQRTHTG from the exons ATGATGACTTCAGCTGTGGGCTGCCTGGCTTCTGCTCCTCCGGAGCAGGAGGGACTCCTGATAGTCAAGCTGGAGGAAGACTGTGCTTGGGGGCAGGAGATCTCCATTCAGGATCCTGGAATTAGCCCTGAGACCTGCCACCAGTGCTTCAGGCATTTCCGATACCAACAGGCAGCTGGTCCTCGACAGGCCTTCCTTCAGCTCCAGGAGTTTTGCCAACGATGGCTGAGGCCAGAGATACACTCCAAGGAGCAGATCCTAGAGCTGCTGGTGTTGGAGCAGTTTCTGACCATCCTCCCTGAGGACATCCAGAGAAGAGTACGGGAGCAGCATCCAGAGAGtggggaagaggcagtgacacTTGTGGAAGAATTGCAGATAGAGCACACAAGATGCAGGCAGCAG GTCACAATCCATGGGCGGGGACAGGCAGTGCCTTTGGAGGAGACCTCACCTCTGGAAGCAGCACAGGAACCACCGAACTTCAAGCTGGAGCCATCGGAGACTGAGCAGAGCCCTTGCCTTGGACTACAGGACCTGCTGGGCCCTAGCCCTAAAGGGGGGCCCCAGCCCCTAAAGGAGAGGG CATCATCTACTTCCTgggtttctcttcttccttctaagGCAGAAGACACCGAAGACAAAGAGACAACAGGATCCCAG TTACCTATGACCTTTGAAGATGTGGCAGTGTATCTCTCCCAGGAGGAATGGGGACATCAGGAACTCAGTAAGAAGGCCCTTTCCAGGGAAGCCATACAGGAAAATTATGAGAATGTGGTTGCATTAg AATCTCAGATTCCTAATCAGGATCCAGCCACCcatatagaagaagaaaagtcaTGGGATCCCAGCCTCCAGAGTGCTAAGGAGCAAGGGAACTCCAGAATCCCTTATATAG aagagaaaaaagataaggaagagaatTCTCCTCCTGAACACTTTGAGGAAGAACTGCCTCAAGAAATACCCTCAGGACATTCAGAAATAGAGGTTCCCTGGAGTCCTGAGCAGGGAAAATTAGAAGGACAATGGAATCCTTCTCTAGAGGAAAGACTGGGAAAACCTACAGCTTGGGCTTTGGGTTGCAATGAATTGATAAGACCAAAGAAACCTCAACCAGGAGAGAAACTATTTAAATGTCTTGTGTGTGaaaaaaatttctctaataaCTCAAATCTTATTAGACACCAGAGAACCCATACAACAGAGAGACTCTGCATGGGTTTAGAGTGTGGGGAAATCTTCAGTGGGAACCCACATTTCATTCCACCTCAGAGAGTACATCTTGGAGAAGAAGCCCACAAGTGCCTTGAGTGTGGAAAAAGTTTCAGTCAGAACACACATCTGACTAGACATCAGCGTACTCATACAGGTGAGAAGCCCTATCAGTGTAATGTGTGTGGGAAAAGCTTCTCTTGCAACTCAAACCTTCACAGGCATCAGAGAACCCATACTGGTGAAAAACCCTATAAGTGTCCTGAATGTGGAGAAATTTTTTCTCATAGTTCTAATCTCATtagacatcagagaattcacacaggaGAGAGACCCTACAAATGCTCTGAATGTGGGAAAGGTTTCTCTCGAAGTTCACATCTTATCATACATGAGAGAACCCATGAAAGAgagaaattttttcctttctctgaatgtgggGGAACAGTAAGTAGCAGTACAACAGTTACCACGAATCATGCAActcaaagaggagagaagaagctctttaaatgtttgacttGTGGGAAAAGCTTTAGGCAGGGTATGCATCTCACCAGACACCAGAGAATACACAcaggagaaaaaccttataaatgtccTCTGTGTGGGGAAAACTTCTCTCACAGCTCCAACCTCATTAGGCACCAAagaatccacacaggagagaaGCCCTATACCTGTCATGAATGTGGGGACAGTTTTTCTCACAGCTCCAATCGAATTCGACATCTGAGAACACACACTGGAGAGAGGCCCTATAAATGTTCTCAATGTGGAGAAAGTTTTTCTCGAAGTTCTCGTCTTATGAGTCACCAAAGAACTCACACTGGCTAG
- the ZNF263 gene encoding zinc finger protein 263 isoform X3, whose protein sequence is MIWAGSQVTIHGRGQAVPLEETSPLEAAQEPPNFKLEPSETEQSPCLGLQDLLGPSPKGGPQPLKERASSTSWVSLLPSKAEDTEDKETTGSQLPMTFEDVAVYLSQEEWGHQELSKKALSREAIQENYENVVALVSFSEDEPQSYSSHKSQIPNQDPATHIEEEKSWDPSLQSAKEQGNSRIPYIEEKKDKEENSPPEHFEEELPQEIPSGHSEIEVPWSPEQGKLEGQWNPSLEERLGKPTAWALGCNELIRPKKPQPGEKLFKCLVCEKNFSNNSNLIRHQRTHTTERLCMGLECGEIFSGNPHFIPPQRVHLGEEAHKCLECGKSFSQNTHLTRHQRTHTGEKPYQCNVCGKSFSCNSNLHRHQRTHTGEKPYKCPECGEIFSHSSNLIRHQRIHTGERPYKCSECGKGFSRSSHLIIHERTHEREKFFPFSECGGTVSSSTTVTTNHATQRGEKKLFKCLTCGKSFRQGMHLTRHQRIHTGEKPYKCPLCGENFSHSSNLIRHQRIHTGEKPYTCHECGDSFSHSSNRIRHLRTHTGERPYKCSQCGESFSRSSRLMSHQRTHTG, encoded by the exons ATGATCTGGGCTGGTTCCCAGGTCACAATCCATGGGCGGGGACAGGCAGTGCCTTTGGAGGAGACCTCACCTCTGGAAGCAGCACAGGAACCACCGAACTTCAAGCTGGAGCCATCGGAGACTGAGCAGAGCCCTTGCCTTGGACTACAGGACCTGCTGGGCCCTAGCCCTAAAGGGGGGCCCCAGCCCCTAAAGGAGAGGG CATCATCTACTTCCTgggtttctcttcttccttctaagGCAGAAGACACCGAAGACAAAGAGACAACAGGATCCCAG TTACCTATGACCTTTGAAGATGTGGCAGTGTATCTCTCCCAGGAGGAATGGGGACATCAGGAACTCAGTAAGAAGGCCCTTTCCAGGGAAGCCATACAGGAAAATTATGAGAATGTGGTTGCATTAg tgtccttctctgaagatgaaccccagtcttacAGTtctcata AATCTCAGATTCCTAATCAGGATCCAGCCACCcatatagaagaagaaaagtcaTGGGATCCCAGCCTCCAGAGTGCTAAGGAGCAAGGGAACTCCAGAATCCCTTATATAG aagagaaaaaagataaggaagagaatTCTCCTCCTGAACACTTTGAGGAAGAACTGCCTCAAGAAATACCCTCAGGACATTCAGAAATAGAGGTTCCCTGGAGTCCTGAGCAGGGAAAATTAGAAGGACAATGGAATCCTTCTCTAGAGGAAAGACTGGGAAAACCTACAGCTTGGGCTTTGGGTTGCAATGAATTGATAAGACCAAAGAAACCTCAACCAGGAGAGAAACTATTTAAATGTCTTGTGTGTGaaaaaaatttctctaataaCTCAAATCTTATTAGACACCAGAGAACCCATACAACAGAGAGACTCTGCATGGGTTTAGAGTGTGGGGAAATCTTCAGTGGGAACCCACATTTCATTCCACCTCAGAGAGTACATCTTGGAGAAGAAGCCCACAAGTGCCTTGAGTGTGGAAAAAGTTTCAGTCAGAACACACATCTGACTAGACATCAGCGTACTCATACAGGTGAGAAGCCCTATCAGTGTAATGTGTGTGGGAAAAGCTTCTCTTGCAACTCAAACCTTCACAGGCATCAGAGAACCCATACTGGTGAAAAACCCTATAAGTGTCCTGAATGTGGAGAAATTTTTTCTCATAGTTCTAATCTCATtagacatcagagaattcacacaggaGAGAGACCCTACAAATGCTCTGAATGTGGGAAAGGTTTCTCTCGAAGTTCACATCTTATCATACATGAGAGAACCCATGAAAGAgagaaattttttcctttctctgaatgtgggGGAACAGTAAGTAGCAGTACAACAGTTACCACGAATCATGCAActcaaagaggagagaagaagctctttaaatgtttgacttGTGGGAAAAGCTTTAGGCAGGGTATGCATCTCACCAGACACCAGAGAATACACAcaggagaaaaaccttataaatgtccTCTGTGTGGGGAAAACTTCTCTCACAGCTCCAACCTCATTAGGCACCAAagaatccacacaggagagaaGCCCTATACCTGTCATGAATGTGGGGACAGTTTTTCTCACAGCTCCAATCGAATTCGACATCTGAGAACACACACTGGAGAGAGGCCCTATAAATGTTCTCAATGTGGAGAAAGTTTTTCTCGAAGTTCTCGTCTTATGAGTCACCAAAGAACTCACACTGGCTAG